AGATAGTTGTTGCTACACCCGGCCGTATGCTCGACATTATTAACCGTAAAGCGATCGATTTTTCGCAGGTTAAGTTTGTAGTATTAGACGAGGCTGATGAAATGCTCAACATGGGCTTCCAGGAAGACATTGACAGTATCTTATCTACCACTCCGGACGAGAAAAAAACATGGCTATTTTCAGCCACTATGCCTTCTGAAGTTAGAAGGATCGCTAAAAAATACATGGATAACCCTTTTGAGTTAACCATGGGCGAAAAAAATACAGGTAACGTTAATATCGACCACGAGTACTATGTAGTACGTGCCCGCGATAAATATGCTGCTTTTAAGCGTATTGTTGATAATAACCCCGAGATTTTTGGTATTGTATTTTGCCGTACCAAAATTGAAACTCAGGAAATTGCCGAATCGCTAATAAAAGACGGTTACAACGCCGACTCTTTACACGGCGACTTATCGCAACAACAACGCGATAAGGTAATGAAACGCTACCGCGAACGCAGCTTGCAATTGTTAATTGCTACTGATGTTGCCGCACGGGGTATTGATGTTAACGACGTTACACACGTTATTAACTACTCGTTACCTGATGAGATAGAAAATTACACCCACCGAAGCGGCCGTACAGCCCGTGCCGGTAAAACTGGTGTATCTATCGCTATCATCAACAGTAAAGAGCTTGGTAAAATTCGCCAGATAGAGCGTGTTATTGGTAAAAAGTTTGTAAAAGCCGAAATACCAACCGGGTTTGATGTTTGCGAAAAACAACTATTTGCATTAATACATAAAGTACATAATGTAGAGGTTAACGAAGCTCAGATAGAGCAATACATCCCACGTATTATGGATGAATTTGCCGAGTTAAGCAAAGAAGAAGTTATTAAACGCTTTGCATCGTTAGAGTTTAACCGCTTTTTAGATTATTATAAAAATGCACCCGACCTTAACGCCCCTGCAGATGATTTCCGCAGAGATGGCGAGAGAGGCGACCGCGGTATGCGCGACTCGGGTGGTAAATCAGAATATACACGCTTGTTTATCAATTTAGGTAGTGTTGATGAATTTAACCGCGGCGATTTGCTGGGTTACATTTGCAACAACTCTAAAATAAGCGGCCGTACTGTTGGTAAAATTGATGTTAAAGGTGTTTACTCTTTCTTTGAAGTAAACAACGGCGATGTTGAGCAGGTAATGAATAACTTTAAAGGCGTTGAGTTTAAAGGCCGCGAAGTTAGGATAGAAGTATCTGGCGAAGGTACCAGCAGCCCACGCAGTGGCGGTAGCGATAGACGCGAAGGTGGTTACCAAAGGCGCGAAGGCGGCGGCGGTTACAACCGCGACAGAAATAGTGGTGGTGGCGATAGACGCGAAGGCGGTTTTAACAGAGACAGGAACAGAAGCGCCGGTGGCGGTGGTTTCCGCGACTTTTCTGGCAAACCGCGCGAAGAACGCCCGGAACGCCGCAGAAGATTCTAATAGTAAAATTAGTTTAGTTAGTTAGTTTTCATAGCTCCCGTGGTTGGGAGCATAGTTTTAGTTTAGTTTTGTTTACAAAGCCTCTCGTTTGCGCCAGCACTCGGGAGGTTTTTGTTTAACGGGTAAACTCAACCATTACCGAATCGGGGAACATTAAATTAAGGTTATGGTCGTC
The window above is part of the Inquilinus sp. KBS0705 genome. Proteins encoded here:
- a CDS encoding DEAD/DEAH box helicase, which gives rise to MNPFINLGIRHDIVNAISELGFENPTPIQEQSIPVLLTGSNDFVGLAQTGTGKTAAFGLPLLELLDFEENHPQALVLCPTRELCLQITNDIKNYAKKMNNVNVVAVYGGASIQDQLRQIKRGVQIVVATPGRMLDIINRKAIDFSQVKFVVLDEADEMLNMGFQEDIDSILSTTPDEKKTWLFSATMPSEVRRIAKKYMDNPFELTMGEKNTGNVNIDHEYYVVRARDKYAAFKRIVDNNPEIFGIVFCRTKIETQEIAESLIKDGYNADSLHGDLSQQQRDKVMKRYRERSLQLLIATDVAARGIDVNDVTHVINYSLPDEIENYTHRSGRTARAGKTGVSIAIINSKELGKIRQIERVIGKKFVKAEIPTGFDVCEKQLFALIHKVHNVEVNEAQIEQYIPRIMDEFAELSKEEVIKRFASLEFNRFLDYYKNAPDLNAPADDFRRDGERGDRGMRDSGGKSEYTRLFINLGSVDEFNRGDLLGYICNNSKISGRTVGKIDVKGVYSFFEVNNGDVEQVMNNFKGVEFKGREVRIEVSGEGTSSPRSGGSDRREGGYQRREGGGGYNRDRNSGGGDRREGGFNRDRNRSAGGGGFRDFSGKPREERPERRRRF